In Iodobacter fluviatilis, one DNA window encodes the following:
- the radA gene encoding DNA repair protein RadA: protein MAKIRSSFICQLCGATSSKWQGQCPGCGEWNTLQEGVAETAASTRFQSLAADGAIRQLSDVEAAEIPRIATGMAELDRVLGGGLVPGGVVLIGGDPGIGKSTLLLQAMTLLAAERPVLYVSGEESPQQIALRAKRLGLPAGKVALYAEIGLDKILLALEKVGPQVAVIDSIQTVYSEALTSAPGSVAQVRECAAQLTRYAKRTGTTIFLVGHVTKDGAIAGPRVLEHIVDAVLYFEGDTHSSFRLIRAIKNRFGAVNELGVFAMTDKGLREVSNPSALFLSQHKEPVPGSCVLVTQEGTRPLLVEIQALVDDSHSPQPKRLAVGVEQNRLALLLAVLHRHAGIAAFDQDVFINAVGGVRIAEPAADLAVLLAIVSSLKNRPLPEKLVVFGEVGLAGEVRPVQRGQERLREAAKLGFTHAIVPKGNRPRQSIEGMTVTLVERLEEAVNAAM from the coding sequence ATGGCTAAAATTCGATCCTCTTTTATTTGTCAGCTCTGCGGCGCGACATCTTCTAAATGGCAGGGGCAATGTCCCGGTTGTGGTGAATGGAACACCCTGCAGGAAGGGGTGGCAGAAACTGCAGCAAGCACCCGCTTTCAGTCCTTGGCTGCCGATGGTGCAATCCGCCAGTTAAGCGATGTGGAGGCGGCAGAAATCCCTCGTATCGCAACAGGTATGGCCGAGCTTGACCGCGTATTGGGCGGCGGCTTGGTGCCCGGTGGTGTGGTGCTGATTGGCGGTGATCCAGGGATTGGTAAATCCACGCTGCTGCTACAGGCCATGACCTTGCTGGCTGCAGAGCGCCCTGTTTTGTATGTATCCGGGGAGGAATCCCCGCAGCAAATTGCTTTACGTGCTAAGCGCCTTGGCTTGCCTGCGGGCAAAGTGGCGCTTTACGCCGAAATTGGTTTGGATAAAATTCTGCTTGCACTGGAAAAAGTGGGCCCGCAGGTTGCGGTTATTGACTCGATTCAAACGGTTTATTCAGAAGCGCTTACATCTGCTCCGGGCAGTGTGGCGCAGGTCCGGGAGTGTGCCGCGCAGCTCACACGCTATGCCAAACGCACCGGGACCACTATTTTTCTGGTGGGCCACGTAACAAAAGATGGCGCAATTGCCGGGCCGCGGGTGCTGGAGCATATTGTGGATGCGGTGCTGTATTTTGAAGGAGATACGCATTCGAGCTTCAGGCTGATCCGTGCGATTAAAAATCGCTTTGGTGCGGTAAACGAGCTGGGCGTCTTTGCCATGACCGATAAAGGCCTGCGAGAAGTATCCAACCCCTCTGCTCTTTTTTTGTCCCAGCATAAAGAACCTGTGCCGGGGAGCTGTGTTTTGGTGACGCAGGAGGGGACTCGGCCGCTACTGGTCGAAATTCAGGCTCTGGTTGATGATTCGCACTCCCCTCAGCCTAAGCGTCTTGCCGTTGGGGTAGAGCAAAATCGTCTGGCCTTGTTGCTTGCCGTTTTGCATCGCCACGCAGGCATTGCGGCATTTGATCAGGATGTGTTTATTAACGCCGTGGGTGGTGTACGGATTGCCGAGCCCGCGGCAGACCTCGCCGTTTTATTAGCGATTGTGTCTTCTTTAAAAAACCGGCCTTTGCCAGAAAAGTTGGTGGTGTTTGGTGAAGTGGGGCTGGCAGGTGAAGTGAGGCCGGTGCAGCGTGGCCAGGAGCGCCTGCGTGAGGCGGCCAAGCTGGGGTTTACCCATGCCATTGTGCCCAAAGGGAACCGGCCACGCCAAAGTATTGAGGGAATGACGGTAACACTGGTTGAGCGTCTGGAGGAGGCGGTTAACGCCGCTATGTAA
- the flgL gene encoding flagellar hook-associated protein FlgL has protein sequence MRIATTTIYKQGAAELQRHSSVQAKLQNQLSTGRRVLTPADDPISSAKILDVTQAQELNKQYAVNSQTADSAMRLSESTLQQVTDLLHDIYSLAVKAGNPSQTLAEKKLLDSELQGQYQEMMSLANATDGGGSYLFSGFKGSTQPFSETSFGNVTYAGDDGQRQMQISGSRQIPVSESGYQIFQAGRTGNGNFVSSANAVAPGNTGSGVISPGEVVDITKWNNPAHSQKFKIEFKSVDDPAKPGKPVIAYDIIDNQAMLADGVTANPNFNKSAIDGYNYTAGARPAVPGALNNYPRAYVPGGDIVFKNLASDPVGVPPVAPWDYGIKMNVTGQPSVVIGPLGTNPAPTGPVSSGVTDSFNVDPSRNNGDIFQTMKVFSDALNTYQTSPTGMANFQNQLNTVLQNTSNMLTNVLSSQGNLGARMIETQSVQDTNGDLKVQYGQTLSQLQDLDYSTALSDFSLTQTLLEASRKSFSQVQGLSLFQYIS, from the coding sequence ATGCGTATCGCAACCACGACAATTTATAAGCAAGGGGCCGCTGAATTACAGCGCCATTCCAGCGTGCAAGCGAAGTTGCAAAATCAATTGTCCACTGGTCGCCGGGTATTAACGCCTGCTGATGATCCGATCTCATCAGCAAAAATACTGGATGTGACCCAAGCCCAAGAGCTGAACAAGCAATATGCGGTAAACAGCCAGACTGCTGATTCTGCAATGCGCCTTTCCGAATCGACCTTGCAGCAGGTTACCGATCTGCTGCACGATATTTACTCGCTGGCAGTGAAGGCGGGTAACCCTTCACAGACACTGGCTGAGAAAAAGCTACTGGATTCGGAATTACAAGGCCAGTACCAGGAAATGATGAGCCTTGCCAATGCAACCGATGGCGGCGGATCGTATTTGTTTTCGGGTTTTAAAGGGTCCACTCAGCCATTTAGCGAGACATCCTTTGGCAATGTGACTTACGCAGGTGACGATGGTCAGCGCCAGATGCAAATATCGGGATCCAGACAGATTCCGGTATCAGAGTCGGGTTATCAGATTTTTCAGGCTGGCCGTACCGGTAATGGTAATTTTGTGAGCTCTGCTAACGCTGTGGCACCAGGGAACACAGGGAGTGGGGTGATCAGTCCTGGCGAAGTGGTTGATATTACAAAGTGGAATAATCCGGCTCATTCACAAAAATTTAAAATTGAATTTAAATCGGTTGATGACCCGGCTAAGCCGGGTAAGCCAGTGATTGCTTACGATATTATCGATAATCAGGCGATGCTGGCCGACGGTGTGACCGCCAATCCTAATTTTAATAAGTCAGCAATCGATGGTTACAATTACACTGCAGGGGCAAGGCCTGCAGTACCGGGCGCGCTGAATAACTACCCGCGGGCCTATGTGCCGGGTGGCGATATTGTGTTTAAAAACCTAGCCAGCGACCCTGTTGGGGTTCCGCCGGTTGCCCCGTGGGATTACGGTATAAAAATGAATGTGACCGGGCAGCCAAGCGTGGTGATTGGGCCGCTCGGTACAAACCCAGCACCCACCGGGCCGGTTTCCAGTGGCGTAACGGATTCATTTAATGTAGATCCAAGCCGCAATAATGGGGATATTTTTCAAACCATGAAGGTCTTTTCTGATGCTTTAAATACTTATCAGACCAGCCCGACCGGAATGGCTAATTTTCAGAATCAGTTAAATACTGTTCTGCAAAACACCAGCAATATGCTGACCAATGTATTGTCATCCCAGGGGAATCTTGGGGCTAGGATGATTGAAACTCAGTCTGTTCAGGATACGAATGGTGATTTGAAAGTGCAATATGGACAAACATTGTCGCAATTGCAGGATTTGGATTATTCAACCGCCCTGAGTGATTTTTCTTTAACGCAAACCCTGCTTGAGGCATCACGAAAGTCGTTTTCCCAAGTGCAGGGTTTAAGTTTGTTTCAATATATTAGCTAA
- the flgK gene encoding flagellar hook-associated protein FlgK: MGASVFGIGLSGLNAASLGLSTTGHNIANANTQGYSRQSIKQSAPYPQYTGNGFTGLGVRVDTVQRSYDEFLTKQVQAATSQDSYYGTYLAEIKQVDNLVADPAAGVSPVLQSFFSAVQGISTNPASLPARQSLMSNAQGLVNRFQVFDQRLSEMRAGVNGNLVSAADHVTALSKQIAQINGQIAVSSSGGQLPNDLLDQRDQMVLDLNSLVKATSIKQSDGTINVFIGNGQNLVVGGTAYSIAAKPSISDPQRLSIVYTQGAVDAEIPENMLTGGQLGGLLEYRSKTLDSAQNSIERMAMVLGQTFNAQMRQGQDLYGNMGTNFFDYQQSSVSFNHTIAGVSTVAVTASLPAGVKSVASDYSLTFTGTIGAEYSITRLSDNVSQTVNFATMATNPTVLGLTWSVPGVMAAGEKIGVSMPPAIGNVLSNRNNTAAVPPALAPLLGGYIEDVSKAQPSDYEVFFDGTDYQVTRQSDGQRTQITATQFLNNANAISVDGLHLSFSQGTPTAGDRFTVQPYVGFSRGLSIKPTDPRVIAAGVSIISDTQRSNTGTGKIGQVAIDPASTVTTQSAVNPQLKNQVDITFSVPTVGPQTGILSYSLADTVSGATVGPLTYVAGQTIAYNGWNVKIDGQPAQGDKFSIKAGTSLDADGRNALKLGELQSKKILDGGKANYQEAYGQMVAVIGAKTNEVTIMSAAQTEVLKQAEISRDSVSAVNLDEEAANLLRYQQAYQASSKVIQIAQQAFDAIVRIGG; this comes from the coding sequence ATGGGCGCCAGTGTTTTTGGTATTGGTTTAAGTGGCTTAAACGCAGCAAGTTTAGGTTTAAGCACAACAGGTCATAATATTGCGAATGCCAATACGCAGGGCTATTCACGCCAGAGCATCAAGCAAAGTGCGCCTTATCCTCAGTACACGGGGAATGGCTTTACAGGCTTGGGTGTGCGTGTAGACACGGTGCAGCGCTCTTATGATGAGTTTCTAACTAAACAAGTGCAGGCCGCCACTTCGCAAGATAGTTATTACGGCACCTACCTGGCGGAAATTAAGCAGGTGGATAATTTGGTGGCAGATCCTGCCGCGGGTGTCTCGCCTGTTTTACAGTCATTTTTTAGCGCCGTGCAAGGCATATCGACCAATCCAGCGTCTTTGCCGGCCCGGCAATCTTTGATGAGCAATGCTCAGGGGCTGGTGAATCGTTTTCAAGTGTTTGATCAGCGCCTTTCTGAAATGCGCGCAGGCGTAAATGGTAATTTAGTAAGTGCTGCGGATCATGTTACGGCTTTGTCCAAGCAAATTGCCCAGATTAACGGCCAAATTGCAGTGTCAAGCAGCGGCGGGCAGCTGCCCAATGATTTGCTGGATCAGCGCGATCAAATGGTGCTGGATTTAAACAGCCTGGTGAAAGCGACATCCATTAAACAAAGCGATGGCACCATTAATGTTTTTATCGGAAACGGGCAAAATCTGGTTGTAGGCGGAACGGCGTATTCGATTGCGGCTAAGCCTTCGATTAGTGACCCGCAGCGGCTCTCCATTGTGTATACCCAGGGTGCTGTTGACGCGGAAATCCCGGAAAATATGCTGACCGGCGGGCAACTGGGCGGGCTGCTTGAATACCGGAGCAAGACACTGGATTCAGCACAAAATTCGATTGAACGAATGGCCATGGTGCTGGGGCAAACCTTTAACGCCCAGATGCGCCAGGGGCAGGATTTGTACGGCAATATGGGTACAAACTTTTTTGATTATCAGCAGAGCAGCGTGTCGTTTAATCATACGATTGCGGGTGTGAGTACGGTGGCTGTAACGGCCAGCCTACCTGCCGGGGTAAAAAGCGTGGCGAGTGATTATTCGCTTACTTTTACCGGAACAATCGGCGCCGAATACAGCATTACGCGGCTTTCCGATAATGTGAGCCAGACCGTTAATTTTGCCACGATGGCAACAAATCCAACTGTACTCGGGCTGACGTGGAGTGTGCCGGGCGTGATGGCTGCGGGTGAGAAAATTGGTGTGAGTATGCCGCCTGCCATTGGCAATGTTTTATCTAACCGTAATAACACCGCAGCAGTTCCGCCTGCTTTAGCGCCATTGTTGGGAGGCTATATTGAGGATGTGAGTAAGGCGCAGCCCAGCGATTATGAAGTGTTTTTTGATGGTACGGATTATCAGGTCACCCGGCAGTCTGACGGGCAGCGCACGCAGATTACAGCTACACAATTCCTCAATAATGCTAATGCCATTAGTGTGGATGGCTTGCATCTGAGTTTTTCACAAGGCACGCCAACAGCAGGAGACCGGTTTACTGTTCAGCCTTATGTGGGTTTTAGCCGTGGCCTGAGTATCAAACCGACAGATCCCAGAGTGATTGCAGCGGGTGTTTCGATTATCTCGGATACACAGCGCAGTAATACGGGTACTGGGAAGATCGGGCAAGTTGCCATCGATCCGGCTTCCACTGTAACCACGCAATCGGCCGTCAATCCTCAGTTAAAAAACCAGGTTGATATTACATTTTCGGTGCCTACAGTAGGCCCGCAGACTGGTATTTTATCGTATAGCCTTGCAGACACCGTGTCTGGTGCAACGGTAGGTCCTTTAACCTATGTGGCGGGGCAAACCATTGCATATAACGGCTGGAATGTGAAAATTGATGGTCAGCCGGCTCAGGGAGATAAATTTTCAATTAAGGCAGGCACCTCCCTAGATGCGGATGGCCGCAATGCGCTGAAACTGGGCGAATTGCAATCCAAAAAAATATTGGATGGAGGCAAAGCGAATTATCAGGAAGCATATGGGCAAATGGTGGCCGTTATTGGTGCAAAAACCAATGAGGTGACCATTATGTCTGCCGCACAAACGGAAGTCCTTAAACAGGCTGAGATTTCGCGTGATTCTGTCTCAGCAGTTAATCTGGATGAAGAAGCCGCAAATTTATTGCGCTATCAGCAGGCTTATCAGGCATCCAGTAAAGTGATTCAAATTGCGCAACAAGCATTCGATGCCATTGTGCGAATTGGTGGCTAA
- the trxA gene encoding thioredoxin TrxA, translated as MSEHIAQVTDATFEAEVLQAQGPVLVDYWAEWCGPCKMITPILEEVGAEYAGRLKVAKLNIDDNQATPPKYGIRGIPTLMLFVAGEVKATKVGALSKSQLTAFLDSNI; from the coding sequence ATGAGTGAACATATCGCACAGGTTACAGATGCCACTTTTGAAGCAGAAGTGTTGCAGGCTCAGGGCCCTGTTTTGGTTGATTATTGGGCAGAATGGTGCGGCCCGTGCAAAATGATTACTCCAATTTTGGAAGAAGTTGGCGCCGAATACGCTGGCCGTTTGAAAGTTGCAAAGCTCAATATTGACGATAATCAAGCGACTCCGCCTAAATATGGTATTCGTGGTATTCCAACACTGATGCTGTTTGTGGCAGGTGAAGTGAAGGCCACTAAGGTGGGTGCGTTGTCAAAATCGCAATTAACGGCGTTTCTTGATAGTAATATTTGA